The following nucleotide sequence is from Zea mays cultivar B73 chromosome 1, Zm-B73-REFERENCE-NAM-5.0, whole genome shotgun sequence.
CGGGGGAGAGAGGAGGTGTACATTGGTTTTGGCGGCTGGGCGACGAGGTATTAGCAGAGAAGAGGCGGCCTGCGCGTGGTAGCAGGGCATGGAACTTGTCCTGGTGCTCTTCCACGGTGCCGGATCGGTGGCAAGGTGCCAACTCATCGAGGAGGCCCATAGCGTAGGTGTAGGAACGCCTTGAAATGGGGCCATGAAGGAGTACCATTGTCTTGCTGGACTTGGTAATACCATAACCGTGCGCCATCCTCGAGGTTGTACGATGCCATCCAGACCTCCTCCATGATTCGCTGTTGATGAAAATACGATTCACAGCGATTGATAAAGATCAGGGGGATCCGACTTGCCACCGTAGCGTGGAAAGTCGAGTTTCTGAAAACGCGgcggttgatcttgatgatgttccCCGGTCCCCGTGTGGGAGGAGGTCGACGAGGACGCTGACGGCGTGCACGCGGTTTCTAGACGCTTGATAGCATGGGCATTGGCCTCCATGGACGTCTGCAGGGACTTGATGGACGCGACTAGGGTGTCCAGGGTTGCTTGCAGGGCAGCATTGTTGTCCCTCATGGTGTCGGAGGGGTTTGGGAACGACGGCACAACGGATAATGGCGGGGTTGGCGAGGCACGGGACAAACTGGATCGCTTGGATCatgataccaggttgtcaagggcgTTGGGGGATAGAGTGGCCGGCCCTCGGCTACGTAGATCATAGCGGCGGTCCGTGTTGGGGGCGAGGTTTTACCCCTCTGCCCTGCTGTTAGAGGAGAGATAGATAGGATAATTGTTCTTGCTTACTTCATTCCTTCCTTCCCTGGCATTTTATAGCCAAGGCTGCCTAGTACATCCTAACAAACTTCTGATAAGATAAGAGTGCTACCCGTCTAATCTATCAAGATCTTAACAAACTTCAGATAAGATAAGGGAGCTATCCATCGAACTAACTCTCATATGTTCTTATCCTTATCTATATTCTAGATTCTATCTAAACTGAGACTAACAAATCTCTCCTAAATTCTAGGATCCTTTCCTTGATTCTAGCCTTTATTTAAACCGAACCCTGTGGCCCTGGCGCGTGCGCTGCCTGGCCGTTCTGCTGCGCGCCGTCTGTCACAGGACCTTCTGTACGTGCGACCGTACATGACAGATATCCTGAGAAACGACGACAAGCTTTTGCTAATATAAAATCTTCGCCACTCTGATATTCTGAAGTCTGAACACTGAAGAAGCTGCAAAACTACTTATACATTTTTCGAGCGAACTATATGGTGTACACATGCTTTAGCCATAGTTACTTTCTATCCGTTCAGATTATCCCATACTTgccttttatatatatatatatctaattGTCCACCCTGAGACCCTAACATACTTAATTTTCTTCAGTATACAGGTTCTACACATCTGTTCTCTTTCATGGTTCTTTGCTTCATGTGCTATTCAACATGCTTGCCTTGGTACCCTTGGGCACTGAGTTGGAGAGAATCATGGGATCAGTCCGTCTCTTATTCTTGATGCTCCTTCTTGCAACAACAAATGCAATTCTCCATCTCACAATTGCTTTCTTGGTGGCTTACAATCCTCTGTATCACGTTCCAAATCTTGTGAATGAATGCTCCATTGGCTTTTCTGGAGTTATATTCTCAATGATTGTCATTGAGACAAGTCTGAGTGGTGTGCAATCACGAAGGTGCGTTTCTTTCTATGGTGATCATATTTGATGATCTACACAAGTTTTTAGCAAATATACGAATGTCTTACAAAAACCTAACATAAACATTTTATGTAAAAGTAAAATTTTGTCTACTCATTGTCCGTGCTGATTGCCGAGGGATGCCTAGGAATTTTGTCCATCTTTTGTGCATGCCGAATATATGATTCCATTGATTGTGAACTGTATAAAATGTTTGAATTTCTTGTTATATTGAATGGTTATACATTCAAATAGTCTATACACAGCTTGAGTAttgtttattattattttatCTATTCCAAGTGGTTACTGAAATACATTCACGCTATTATAAGTGCACATATCTAGTGTGCAATTTCGTATGTGCTGAAGTTATGCAGTTATGGGACAATTTGGTGGGTCTAGAGGAGATGAGAATCCAAGGAGGATTCTCCTAAATGTGACTACGAGAGCGAGCCATTCAGAAAGTTTTCCATTTGACCTTGGTATCGATGCATGCTGGCCCTGTAATTCATGTGGAAAGTTATCATGACTACCTATGTTTTCTGGTCGCTCGACCAGCTAGTCGAACTGGGGGACCGACCAGCGACTAATCTCGATTAGTCGTCGACTAGGTCCGACTAATCGAGCTCTGATCGACCTGGTCGTTTACTGGTCGTCCTGTTCATCCAGGAGACCAGGACCTATGTATATACTATATAATATATACTATTATACTATATAGTAAATAATTATATAACTATATAGTATATATGAACTTCATATACTATATTATGAAGGATAGGGTAAACATGACATGAATTCAGCAATACTGAAAAGTGAAAACAGCAGAGGAACACTTCTAGTTATTAATACTACAAGTCCCAGATACCAGTACCACACAACACACATTAATACTACAAGTCCAAAAAAAATCTAGGTCCTAAACCTAGTCGCCCAGAACCGGCTAATCGAGCGACTAATCGGCCCTAATCGTCGACTAGTCGGACGACCAGGGCGACCAGGTACTCTAGTCGAGTCGGCTGCCTAATCGAGCTCTGCTAACCGACTagcccgactaatcgcgactaatcgcgattagtcggacgacttgaaaacacaGATGACTACACCCGAACATGAGTTTGCATTAGATATCTTTCCCACAATAATTTACAACAAGACCTTTTAGTTCTTGTTATTTTCTAACCTGTATGCCAACACTCTCACGGTGCGACTGGTCAGCCGGACACGCCAAAGAAGCGGTCTGCTGGGCCAGCCCGGGTTCGAGTCGCGGCATCAACTTCTTAAGTGAAAAAGTCAGGGGGCGTCTCTCCCCTTGGTCAGAAAATTTTTTTCTAACCTGTATGCCCGATATGTAGTGGCAAGAGCTGATAATGCCAacagcaaaaaaaaaaaatctCGATTTAGGATGATTTTTCCTTAATTGTATGCCCCAAGAATTTCTATTCTTTTTTCAACTTCCTAAATGATATTTGTTGTGTTTCAATTTTGTGATATTAATTGCATATAATTTGACACCCTTTCTCGTTTTCCAGTGTCTTCGGCCTCTTCAATGTTCCTGCAAAATGGTACTCTTTTTTTTTTGCATGTGTTGATGGTATTCAGTATTCACTTCTGGTTACTAGATGATATCGGAGACCCATATCTTATGTAAAAAAACTTAAATTTGTACAATGCCAGGTACGCATGGATTTTGCTAGTGCTATTTCAGTTTCTCGCAAGCAATGTTTCATTGCTGGGACACCTTTGTGGCATCTTGTCAGGATTTGCATGTTTGTCCTTTATATCCTTCTTATTTGTTAATTCTTCACGAgctatattttatttttaatcATATTCCTTGCTAAGCCTATTTATTTGGCACCAGACACTTATGGGCTGTTCAACTACTTGCTTCCTGGGCCATCATTTTATTCTAAAATCGAAGGCTTGTCAGCACTAGTAAGTTTTGCTTAGATGGTTTAAGTTATCCTGACCAATGACCATATCATCTTCTGTATGAGATGTTTCTTATATCTGTATTTATTGTCTGATGTATTGGATGTCAGTCTGTTTGTGTGAGGCGTCCTGGCTTTATTATGTGTACTGGAGGCACTACTTATGGTCAGCTTCCTACATACTCTAACACGTCTGCTGCACCAAGGTACTGTTTTCAGATTCATTCCTTTTATGTAATGCTCACAGAAGTAACATGTTATTCGTTTAATTTACAGTGCTCTCATAAATGGAAATTTCTTGAGAAATATATCTTCATGGATGCCTAGCAGACACACATCAACTGCTCAGGTATTGAAAAATCGACAATGCCATATACTCAAATATGCTCATACTTGCAATGGTTTTCTGTTGGTGATGTTAATCATCTGCTTAGGGTTTAAGCAACCATTGTAGAAATTTACTGTAACCCAAGGCTTTTGGGGCTTCTCCAATCTGATTTTATTTTTCACCTATTCTGTGGTGGCCTAAGTATCAAGCCATGGCTTATGGTAGGAGTTCTAGAATGTGTGCTAAAAGTTTTGATCTACTGAGAAATCATTAGATATATCTCTCTGTTTCACATATATTTTCCTGGAAGCTGTTTGTTAAAGCTTCTGAGGAGCCTGAATCAAAACTGAATCCGTCCATGGAAGAATACAACATATTAGCATTTTTTACGTGACCTTTTTGCAATTTGCCAATTTGATCATCCAACTAATAGAAACATATTCCAAACATTCCTCTAAGTAAAACAAAAGGTTGTCCTTTGCTGGTATTTGCATTTAAAAGAGCACTGCGCTTTTTTAACACCTTGCTGTTAGTTTTTTTTTAAAAGAAACCAAAAGCTTCATTAACAGAAAGCTATGTTGGACAGGTACACAGTAAAAGCTATGGCCTGCTAGGTTCCTGGTTATGGCAGTTAATTTCAAGATTAATACCACTTGATACATATTAGGTCACATATTGTTCTTCTGTGTCGATTAATACATTACAAATTCATAAACTATCTTTCTGAAATATGTGTTACCTAACTATCTTGCTTGGAGTTAAAAGTTTTGTTGTCATTAGCTAGTTACTTAAAGTATATCCCCTCCTTCCAAAAAGAATCTCATTCTAGTTTTCTCCTAAGTCAAACTATTTTTGTAGTGCACCTATTTGGTGTTATAAATGTTGATAATCTTCTTTATAAGCTCGGTCAAGCCTAAGATAGTTTGACTTGCCAAACTAAAGCCGTATTCTTTTCGGAACAGGGGTAGTATGAGCTTATGAATCTGCTGATTTTTATCCTTCAGGAAGGAGAAGACCCAAGGTTTCCTGGGAGAGCACGAACACTTGGTTCTGTAGGAACTGAACCCACTGCAAGGGAGGCAAGTGCGCATTTGCATGCTAGGTTGTTGGATAACACAACTCCAAGTGACCCACTAACGAATACACAGTAATGCATTTTCTACTTGACATTGCTTTAATGTATTACACATCATGTGTTTCCACGTATGCTTTGAAATCAGAAAATTACATGAAGCAATAGCAACCTAGAATAAATCAGACGATCTCTTCTAAGTTATTTTTTTCCACAAACACTAGGACTCATGTTTTCTTCTATAAAAAACTCGGCCAAGGAGTGAATGACTGCCCTCCCGATataatattaagaagagaccgaaacaaagGTCCCGACCGGAAAATCCCCGAACCATAGCCTCCCATCACTAACAGATCGGCGTCAACCGTCCACTTTGCAACGGCCCAACCGGAGGGTGGCACACATGACATCATAACTCAAGAGCGGATGAGGCACAATGAGGTGATTTTTTTAACCAAACCTGAAAATTCACCCTCGAGGGGAATCAAACTCGGGCTAGAGGTCCTTTCGCTGTTTTCTTCTATTCTAAACCAGGTACTTATCCTCAATAAATAATTAGGTAAAAACTACTTTTAGTACTTGTCTTTTGTTCGTATATCTGCACCGTGTAAACTTCCTGCTTCTTGTATGTCAAATTCTCCCCTGAAAAGCTTTGTTATAGCCCTTATGATATAAATCATATCGGTTATAAGTTTCCTTTTTATTGACAAATTGTTAATGCGTTTCTGTATGACAAATTTTGTGAAATCACTTTTGTAATGACTCTGATCGCGAAAGGGCTCCGCTggttgagttggttaggtggtatgAGTTGCAACCCTCAGGTTTTGAGTTCGACTCCTTGTgtgagcgaatttcaggctgggTGTAAAAAAAATTCCCTCATCTGTCCcatgccaaagcacaggtctaaggcctGGTCCTTGGTCGTGGctgttctcacatgggctacggtACCGCTGTGTATGAGTGGGGTAGAGGTTCGGGGTTTTCTCGATTTGCGTGAGAAGATCTTAATATAATGCTTGGGGCTGTCTCACCCTCTACAGGTCGAGTTTTTTAATGACTCTAATCTGAAGTAAAATTCTGGGTTGTAGCAATGGATCATGGTGGAGATTTGTTTGGTTTTGTTTAGCACTTGTAGGCTTGCTTTTAGTGAGCAAGTTCAGGTCAAAATGATTAAGCCAATTTGAGCGTGATTCGGATGCACACATGGTTGAATTATGGTAACTTGCAAATCAATTCTTGTGGAGTATCCTCATTTGTGGGACACCATTCCTGCATTTGTGCTAAATACTATATTAGTGAAGATATTCATCATTGGAAGTTTGAAGCGTCATGTATCTATTTTACAAGACTAGCCTATAAGATTTTTAGCGGGTTCCATCGCTTTCGAACCATGGGAACAACTTTGGAAGTCTTGGGCGATTGCGTTTTTTGCTAGGTTTAAGTAGACTTCACGGGTGCGATCGCAGGCAAGTTTTTGCTCCATCCAACTCAAACCCGATCCGTTGACATCCCTATTCTTGACGCCTAGCTGGTGGACCGCCTAGTCCGGGAGagtgcgagggagaggacggttaGAACAGTGGCGGGCTTGGCAAtgaggctgaaggtctcgtcgtagtccactccgggcactgagtgaagccccgaaggacccaacgagcCTTGTACTGATCCAGGGAGCCGTCGGCTCAAGCTTGTGACGGAAgatccacttgccggtgaccatgtTGGTTCCAGGGGGACATGGCTCCTTGAAATCCTTCGTGTGGTTGGCCAGTAGGGGCACGTACTCCATAGCACGACGCCCGTGGGGATCGGCGAGCGCGATATGGATGGAGGGGATAAGCGAGGGAGCTAGAGCAGTATCTGCCGTAAGCATCAGCCGGTCAACTGGTCGAATAACACATGTCGATCGACGTGTGACCATCGGGTGGATGTGGTGGTGGTCATGGTGGATGGCGACCGGCCAGTAGGGGCACGTACTCCATAGCACGACGCCCGTGGGGATCGGCGAGCGCGATATGGATGGAGGGGATAAGCGAGGGAGCTAGAGCAGTATCTGCCTTAAGCACCAGCCGGTCAACTGGTCGAATAACACATGTCGATCGACGTGTGACCATCGGGTGGATGTGGTGGTGGTCATGGTGGATGGCGACCGGATGACACATCGACGGCTCATCACAGGAGCAGGCCAGGGCACTGGGCGACTCGTCGAAGGAGGTGACCGGTAGACCGGACTGCACATACCGCTGATAGACGCATGTGAGATCGACAAAGCGAGCCGAAGATGGTCGAGAGGCGGGGTCGCGCATGGCACGAGCGGATGCAACAGGGTTGTGCATGGCGCAGGCGACGGAACCGCGCGTGGCATAGTCAAAGGTGATGGGGCTACAGATGGCGTGAAAGAGGTCGCCGGGACCAGAGTTAGGGGAAGAGGAGGTACGTCGTCGGGATCAACATTGAGGAGAGTCAAGGTCAGGAGGTGGGGAGGAGCCAGCAAAAGGAAAAGCATCCTCATCGAAAACATgttgagagatgatgatgcgttgGGTGAGAAGATCGAGGTACCCACACCCATTGAGATCAGAGGAATACCCGAGGAAAAAGGCCGTGGGTGGATCGGGGCGCAAGTTTGTGGGGGAGCGGTGGCGAAGGTGTTAGGATAGCAGGCACAACCAAAGACGCGGAGGTGCGTATAGGAAGGGGAGGTGCCGAAGAGGGCGAATAAAGGAGTGGGATGACTGACTGCCTTGGAGGGGAGACGATTTAGGAGGTAGGTGGTAGTGTGGAGGCCCTTAGCTCGGTAACGAGTAGAAATggatgcttgaaacaggagagaaAGATGGCACAATACTTGTAGTTATCGAACTCCCGCCCGTTGTCACACTGAACATCCCAGACAGTGCAACTGAACTTAGTCAACACCCATGCGAAAAAGTGAGATATGATGGGGAAGGTGTCAGACTTACGACGGAGAGGAAAAGTCCAAAGCTAGTGAGAGAAGTCATCAAGGATGACCAGATAGTACTAGGGGTGACAAtgtgctctaaattttacactataagatttaaggatcgggTCGAATTAGGATCGGtccctatttctattcatttttggaCTAACATTTATTTAGGGCCCTACCAttttgtgaagaagcatttggatcacgatccattaccacccctagataGTACTGGTAACCAGAAATGCTCGGTATCAGGGATGTCCAAAGGTCACTGTGGACGAGATCAAAAGGGCGACCTGTGTGGGACATGAAAGCGGCGAAGGGTAAGTCAGTAAGTGAGTGTTGGGGGCCTACTCCACCGAAGATTCTCAAAACACCTAACCTTCAGCATAAGCAAATGTGCTTCAGGCACATAACAAAGGGCAGACGAAGATAgccttcggccgaagcagcctgagAAGAGGCTTCGACAAGGCACATGTGTGGCTTTGGCGTGGCAAAGGTTTTCTATGCAAAGCGACGAAGGAGAAGAGGCCGAAGACTTGTGCAACAAGAACGAAAGAGAAGACATTGATGCGCTCAAAATATTTGTAAACTTTGTGGGCATGCttgtaatttcatacgaagttgtacctatcccctataaataggtgaacaatgccATGCATACATTCACCTTTTAGAGGTCCCTAAACTTCGTCTCTCCTAGCCTTCGAAGTACCTTCGAGCTGTCTCGTGTGTGAAGCCGAATGTACGTTGTATATTTGTATCATATGAAGGAAGATGGAATTAAAAGTGCTAAGACATATGAGATGAGTAACATACTTTGCTCTCCATCATGCTTCCATACATTGTTATTTCATCTGCATTCCCTCTTTTTTACCTTCTCCCTTTGGATTACCCTTCAAAGAAGAGGTAACCAAAGGGAGAAGGTCATCATTCTCTAACTTGTTTTCTTGTTTCTGATACCATTTAGTGATCAAAAGCAAGACCAACAACGAGTGTGGCGACCAAGCTGACAAGCATGGCAAGGCGAGGCAGCGTTGTCACGGGGCCGAGGAATGGCCGAGGTGAACGATTGTCTGGAGATGAGGTCGTGGCCAGGGTGGCTAAGACGACGGTGCCAAGTGGAGCTAGATTTAGTAGCGACGGACGCGTAGGGTGTGGGGTGTGGCAACCATGGGATAAGGGAGGTGGGGGTGGAAAACAAATAGTATATAGCAGACCGGAGTTGTCGCATCAGGCGACCACATCACGAGCGATAAGATCCCATATGGTGAGCCCCCAGAGATCAAACTCTATGAAACAATGGTTGTTAGTGGTGAAGCGACAAACCGAGATAAGATTTTGTATGATGTTAGGGGCAACAAGAATGTTATTGTGGTATAAAGGACCAGGAAGAACCGTGTCACCTATTGAGGTGACAGGCAAAGTCGACCCATTACCGACAATGATGGAAGAAGGAAAGGTAAGGTTCAAGGTTACAATAAGCTCTAGGCGTTAGGCCACTGTTTAGCGCCTAGAGAGCTTAGGCGTAGATTAATCGTGCTTAAGCGTTTGTAGGAATATacaatataatatatatatttgcACAGAAAAAACAGTTTTAGCTAGGAATTAGGGGTACTTACCTGGAATAATGAATAAAAGTATAGAACAGAAGAGATGGAGTAGAGCAAGagcagagggagagggagagggagaggaagagCACGCCTGGATAGCTAGGGAAAAGGAGCAGAGAGGCGCTGACCCCGGTGGCCTGGACGACTTGACCAGAAGGGGAAGAGGACACCGATGGTGGCGGCCCTGGACGGCTGGGGAAGAGGACCAGTCTGACAGCGGCCCTGTTTTCCTCCTCTTCCATGCAACAGCAGCTGCAGCTCCCAACCTGTTTCACTCTCTCCCGGGCAACAGCAGCTCCCACCTCTTTCCCTCCTATTCACTTTCTATTCCCGCGCAGCAGCTTTTTTCTATTCCCGCGCAGCAGCTTCCGTGCTCACCTTTTCCCCGCGCGCCGAACCCCGCTTCCACACGCCTCCTTTCCGCCTCAGCGCGCATAGCGCAAATCACGCGCCGCCTACACGCGCCCACCGCGGAAACCACCGCCCAGGGCCTAAGCGCAGCGCTAACATGCCGCTTAGCGTCTAATCGTGATTAGGCGGGCGCTTAATCGCGCTTTTTTGAACATTGGTAAGGTTGCCGGGATGGGGTAAAGAAACTATACTGGGGTTAGGAGTGGTGTGGTACGAGGCGTCGGGGTCAGCAACCCAACCGGTGGGAGTAGGAGTGGGTTGCGATGACATTGTGGTACAAGGAGAGAGAGCTTAGGGAGGCACCCCTACAGAGCCactggcagaggcgctagggccaCCAATGGCGAGCAATGCTGACGACGAGTATGGGCGATGGATACGTCAAGGCCCCGACCATCATGGAGACAATCTCGGCACTGCGAAACACAAACGGTCCAATGGCGTGGCGGCTCTCCTTAGTGTGGACAGGGGCCAGAGGGTGGTAGAGCTCGACACATTCACGAAGAACATGGTTCATGGCCCGATCAAAGGCCACAAGCATGCCCCGAAGAAGCTGGTTGTCGTGATGGGAGACACAAATATGGTAGGGAGGCACATGGATTGGGACAGAGCGAAGGACATGCGTCACGGGGGCAGGCGCAGGGAAGCCCCATGTTGCCGGATGAAGGGGACGGTTGGTAACGGTGTGGTGGGCCACGGTGGAGCAGGGGAGCTCAAGGATGGTGGAGCCCACATGGTCGTAGTAGCAGCAGAGTTCGTCGCGTCGGGAGCAGGAATGAGGTCCGACGCGTGGGCAGGGATGGGGGGCACTGCCTGTAGGTCACCAGCGGGCGTGCCAACATTGAGAGCTATGGAGGTGGGGAAGGCGCATGCTGGGGTGGCCCAAACTCCGGTGGGTGCGGTCGGAAATGCCGCGGCCGGCCAAGCGCGGTGTAGGGGAAGACCCTAGGTTGTGTGGAGCTGGCGGGCTGGGGAAGAGGCCGGTGGGGGACGCGGGGCCGCACCCCCCGCCACGTCTGGCGCTGCGTCCACCGCTGCACCCGGCGCTGCGGCCACTGCAGCGACCGCAGTCGCGCTCACGCTGGAGCGGGCCGTCGCCGGCGCTGCGGCCACAGTTGCCACAGTTAGCGAGAGAGCGTGGGTCTGCGCCGTCGGTTGGCGGAGAGAGAGGAGCTCATCAGCGGGAGGAAGGGTTTGGGGTCCTCGTCGCGGAGGGGGAAGGACGTGCCAACGGAAGCAGGGTGTGCGACGCGCTGGTGGGAGGCAGGGGATGTGGTCGCCAGCGTCGTAGAGGGGTAAGGACGCGCCAGTGGTTGCTGCAACTGGTGGGAAGAGATGCAACTAGACGCTCTGTGGGAGGAACGCGCTTGAGAAGCGCTAGGCCACCACACGTGGAGCATCCTGCATGATGAGGAAGAGGCGCGACGCTGCTGCAGGTGGCTGCGTCggccggggagggggagggggactcAGGACACCTGCATGGGGGCGGTGGCTGCTACTGCAGCCCACCATTGAGAGAGAAGGGTAAGGGAGAGAGGATGGCTATCAGCAATGGAGGAGGCGGCTGGTGAGCAGCAACCGGCTGCTGAGGTTTGGGAagaaagggagggagggaggagtGGTGTGGCTTCATACCATATTGGAAACCCCAAACCCTGATTTGGGTTGGGCTGCTATATTAATAGATGGACTAGTATATGGGCTGGGCCTAAGTCCATTACAACTGTAACACACATGTCTAACAGATATGACGGTTGCCTGATATACAAGCGCATTCTATTCTAACATATGATACAAAGAGAAGAGGTAGTTTATGTTGCATCATGTCACAGCCTTGCGGCTCATTTGGTTTTGTTTCCCAGACCTAGCAGATCTTTTACAAATCGTGGAAGCATGCATACTGAAGGAATAACTGAAACTAAAAATAAACAACACAGGTTTTCATTATCTAGCTTTGTAAATGGATAATGTTGTTGACAAGGTAACCTGAATTCATGCGGGTGCTGAGAATGATGCAACTTGCATCTGGAATCTCTATTCATGAATTTTAGAATTAGTGGACAACCACATGCTACAAGCTATTTGTTGTTATGGACACATCCGTGAATCAGTACTCTAATATGAGGCTCATGTCGACAGGCATACAGCTGTGAACACAGTCAGAGCTGATGCAACAGTGACAGCTGAGCAGGTTCAGTGTTCTGTACCTTATTTTGACTTTTTTATTGGTTGTTTCTATTGGTTTATTAACATTTCTTGGTTACTTACATCCTTACTGCAGGTtgatacatttgatgaagaacttAAGAAGCTGGTTGGAATGGGCTTTGAAAAGGTATTTCAAGTTATGTCCGGAATGTCAATTCTTTATTGCACTTAGTACATTTTCCATTTATCCTATCATGATGGTATACTGTTTGATCATTTCCTGGCCGTGGTATGCTAGTTGTGGTATGCTAGAGTTGAAATTCAACATAATCCATAGATCAAAGTTCCTGCACGTGGATAGCTTTTTTCCCATTCACCGTCTCAGCGCCGTCATCTGCAGCGTCGTTGGAGAGGACGTCGTCCACCAGAGAAGAGACGGCAGCTGTTGCTCGTTCACGAGTAGCACGATCCTGAGCCTGGGCCACGCGCTCACGTTCCTCCTATGCAGCACGAAGCTCCTCAGCGCGCTGGAGAGACGTGGCAGCAGTGGCGTGGGTGGGGGAAGCGTGGGGCATCCCAAGGTGAAGAACCTCGGTGCAGGAGGTGTCTGGTGCAGGAGGTGTCTTCGGTCGGCGGCGGGGGAGTGCCAGCCATGGAGCAGCACCGAGCAGATGGGGTGCGCTGATGCGGAAACGGAGAATGGAAAAAGGAACCTAGGTGTCTGATACCATGTAAGTAAAGGAGATCTGGAGGAATTGTATTATATTGAATGAGAGCCGGTAGTAGTACATATATAGGGGAGAAGGCGGCGGCGGCTAAAGGAAACCTATCAGGACTATGGAAACCTGCAGATATGTAGGAATCAATCCTATGACTATGGAAACCTGCATCTCTGCAGGATCCGATTCTCTCCCCTATAATCTCTCTTTCCTAATACATTCCAAAGGCTGGCTGGCTGACATGCCAGGCACAAGCCAATACAATCACATCAGATTTATCTAACACCAACTACCTTTCCACGATAGAACACATGGCCTCAACATGTCCTTAAGGGTCTAGATTGTACGCTCAGATTGCCCATTTGTCTGAGGATGAAAAGCAGAATT
It contains:
- the LOC100192896 gene encoding rhomboid-like protein 15 isoform X1 produces the protein MRPNIITEAGIPTRLNQWWSSIPFVTSGVILICGVIYLLCLLIGYDSYVEICFLPSAVASHFQVYRFYTSVLFHGSLLHVLFNMLALVPLGTELERIMGSVRLLFLMLLLATTNAILHLTIAFLVAYNPLYHVPNLVNECSIGFSGVIFSMIVIETSLSGVQSRSVFGLFNVPAKWYAWILLVLFQFLASNVSLLGHLCGILSGFAYTYGLFNYLLPGPSFYSKIEGLSALSVCVRRPGFIMCTGGTTYGQLPTYSNTSAAPSALINGNFLRNISSWMPSRHTSTAQEGEDPRFPGRARTLGSVGTEPTAREASAHLHARHTAVNTVRADATVTAEQVDTFDEELKKLVGMGFEKTQAEVALAAADGDPNVAIEILMSQQG
- the LOC100192896 gene encoding rhomboid-like protein 15 isoform X2; amino-acid sequence: MRPNIITEAGIPTRLNQWWSSIPFVTSGVILICGVIYLLCLLIGYDSYVEICFLPSAVASHFQVSSASSMFLQNDTYGLFNYLLPGPSFYSKIEGLSALSVCVRRPGFIMCTGGTTYGQLPTYSNTSAAPSALINGNFLRNISSWMPSRHTSTAQEGEDPRFPGRARTLGSVGTEPTAREASAHLHARLLDNTTPSDPLTNTQHTAVNTVRADATVTAEQVDTFDEELKKLVGMGFEKTQAEVALAAADGDPNVAIEILMSQQG
- the LOC100192896 gene encoding Rhomboid-like protein 15, whose translation is MRPNIITEAGIPTRLNQWWSSIPFVTSGVILICGVIYLLCLLIGYDSYVEICFLPSAVASHFQVYRFYTSVLFHGSLLHVLFNMLALVPLGTELERIMGSVRLLFLMLLLATTNAILHLTIAFLVAYNPLYHVPNLVNECSIGFSGVIFSMIVIETSLSGVQSRSVFGLFNVPAKWYAWILLVLFQFLASNVSLLGHLCGILSGFAYTYGLFNYLLPGPSFYSKIEGLSALSVCVRRPGFIMCTGGTTYGQLPTYSNTSAAPSALINGNFLRNISSWMPSRHTSTAQEGEDPRFPGRARTLGSVGTEPTAREASAHLHARLLDNTTPSDPLTNTQHTAVNTVRADATVTAEQVDTFDEELKKLVGMGFEKTQAEVALAAADGDPNVAIEILMSQQG
- the LOC100192896 gene encoding rhomboid-like protein 15 isoform X3, coding for MRPNIITEAGIPTRLNQWWSSIPFVTSGVILICGVIYLLCLLIGYDSYVEICFLPSAVASHFQVSSASSMFLQNDTYGLFNYLLPGPSFYSKIEGLSALSVCVRRPGFIMCTGGTTYGQLPTYSNTSAAPSALINGNFLRNISSWMPSRHTSTAQEGEDPRFPGRARTLGSVGTEPTAREASAHLHARHTAVNTVRADATVTAEQVDTFDEELKKLVGMGFEKTQAEVALAAADGDPNVAIEILMSQQG